From Oncorhynchus mykiss isolate Arlee chromosome 25, USDA_OmykA_1.1, whole genome shotgun sequence, a single genomic window includes:
- the LOC110505810 gene encoding leucine-rich repeat transmembrane protein FLRT2, whose protein sequence is MELHQSGRVWNKDWVSFLRPWIPILLGLHMQFSRASGSSCPEECRCDRTFVYCNERSLTSVPLGIGEGYKTLYLHNNQINNAGFPLEFHHIASVENVYLYGNQLDEFPINLPKNVRVLHLQENNIQTISRTALAQLLWLEELHLDDNSISTVGVEEGAFREAISLKMLFLTKNHLSSVPIGLPEDLKELRLDENRIAVIAEEAFRNVTRLERLLLDGNLLTDEGVAPGTFQDLVMLRELSLARNSLTYPPPLLPGDVLVKLNFQDNQMNEIPVTSFEGLRRLERLDISNNQLQSLTQGVFDGLVSLRQLTVRNNLWLCDCSINWVILWLKSLPTSLNVRGFMCQKPERVRGMVIRELNTELIQCPHSTTTAPPPINLPPTSPGLTSRSHPSSTNSPSDMHSLSPPSKLPSSPTHHPPLLSSSPPRDGEQRTNLPPLDPERENLQIKFTILNGSAIHVSWVASFPVTAYKVTWAKMGPSLSGDTVRDRMVGGEHRGIRLANLEPKSTYRICVIPLDVFNNYRPKDDTVCSEAVTKPVSYGPDNNKGPLWPEQATQQDPSSPFLLAGLIGGAVIVVLVLLLSIFCWHMHKKDRSSSTNWKYNKGRRKDDYGEAGTKKDNSILEMTETSFQIVSLNNEQLLKGDYRIQPMYTPNGGIGFRDFPVGNNSTVYCKNNVQADTDFCRA, encoded by the coding sequence ATGGAGCTCCATCAGTCAGGGCGTGTGTGGAATAAGGACTGGGTCTCTTTCCTCAGGCCGTGGATACCCATACTGCTGGGCCTGCACATGCAGTTCTCCCGGGCGTCCGGGTCCAGCTGCCCAGAGGAGTGCCGCTGTGACAGGACCTTTGTTTACTGCAATGAGAGAAGCCTGACCTCGGTGCCTCTAGGGATCGGAGAGGGCTACAAGACCCTCTACCTCCACAACAACCAGATAAACAATGCCGGATTCCCCTTGGAGTTTCACCACATAGCCTCCGTGGAGAATGTCTATCTCTACGGCAACCAGCTTGACGAGTTCCCCATCAACCTGCCCAAGAATGTTCGGGTGCTGCACCTGCAGGAGAACAATATTCAGACCATTTCCCGGACCGCACTGGCCCAGCTGCTGTGGCTGGAAGAGCTACATCTAGACGATAACTCCATCTCCACGGTTGGGGTGGAAGAAGGGGCGTTCAGAGAGGCAATCAGCCTCAAGATGCTCTTCCTTACAAAGAATCACCTGAGCAGCGTCCCTATTGGTCTACCGGAAGATCTCAAAGAGCTGCGATTGGACGAGAACCGGATCGCGGTTATCGCAGAGGAGGCGTTCAGGAATGTGACAAGGTTAGAACGCCTCCTGCTGGATGGGAACCTGCTGACAGACGAGGGTGTGGCACCTGGAACCTTCCAGGACCTGGTAATGCTCAGGGAGCTGTCTCTGGCGCGGAACTCCCTCACCTACCCACCCCCCCTGCTCCCGGGGGACGTTCTGGTGAAGCTGAACTTTCAGGATAATCAGATGAATGAGATCCCTGTGACGTCTTTCGAGGGACTGAGAAGGCTAGAGAGACTGGATATTTCCAACAACCAGCTGCAGTCCCTGACACAGGGGGTCTTTGACGGCCTCGTCAGCCTCAGACAGCTCACTGTTCGGAACAACCTTTGGCTGTGTGACTGCAGCATTAACTGGGTCATACTGTGGTTAAAGTCCCTGCCAACCTCCCTCAACGTGCGCGGCTTCATGTGCCAGAAACCTGAGAGGGTCCGTGGCATGGTAATCAGAGAGCTGAACACTGAGCTGATCCAGTGCCCTCACAGCACCACAACTGCCCCGCCGCCCATCAACCTGCCCCCCACCTCACCAGGCCTGACCTCCCGCTCCCATCCCTCCTCGACAAACTCCCCATCAGACatgcactccctctctcccccctccaagctcccctcctcacccacacatcacccccctctcctctcctcttcccctcccagaGACGGGGAACAGAGGACTAACCTGCCACCCCTGGACCCAGAGCGGGAGAACCTGCAAATCAAGTTCACCATACTCAACGGTTCAGCCATCCACGTCAGCTGGGTGGCTTCCTTCCCTGTCACAGCCTACAAGGTCACCTGGGCCAAGATGGGTCCCAGCCTGTCTGGAGACACGGTCCGGGATAGGATGGTGGGAGGGGAGCACCGGGGCATACGGTTGGCCAACCTCGAGCCTAAATCCACCTACCGAATCTGTGTCATCCCCTTAGACGTGTTCAATAACTACCGGCCCAAGGATGATACAGTGTGTTCAGAGGCTGTGACTAAGCCGGTCTCCTATGGTCCAGATAATAATAAAGGCCCATTGTGGCCGGAGCAGGCCACCCAGCAGGACCCCAGCTCTCCCTTCCTCCTGGCTGGCCTCATTGGAGGCGCTGTGATTGTTGTCCTGGTGCTTCTCCTCAGCATATTCTGCTGGCACATGCACAAGAAGGACCGGTCGTCCTCGACCAATTGGAAATACAACAAGGGCAGGAGAAAAGATGACTATGGAGAGGCAGGAACCAAAAAGGATAACTCTATACTGGAAATGACTGAGACCAGCTTCCAGATAGTGTCCCTGAACAACGAGCAG